The segment CAGCAATACGGTAACCGGCTGCACCGCGCTGGTTAATGAACATTTGGTTCGTAAGGCCCTGCCGATTCCCGAGACGGCTATGATGCATGACTGGTGGCTCGCCATGGTGGCAGCCGCCTTCGGGGAGATCGGTTTCGTGCCTGCCAGACTCGTCCAGTATCGTCAGCATGATCAGAATACATTGGGAGCTCGCGAGTATCAGCCTCGCAAATTATTCAGCAGGACGACCTGGCGTCGATTGTGGCAGAAGAATCCGGATGAAATGCTGTTTTCCGTCGCGCAGCAGGCGGACGTGTTTGCCAGCCGGTTTAAAGCGGATCTGTCTCGGCGGCAACGGGTCTGCCTGTCTCTGGCCGGCGGACTTCGCACCGACAGCTTTTTTTTACAGCGGGTACTATTCCGGTTACTCAGGTTCTAGCCGCAACTACTCGTTGAGGGTGCTGTGTCCTCACGGAATCTTTTTGACAGCCTGTCCAGAATGCAGGGCAGCGTCGGATTGGGGATAGAATTATTCACTTGCGACATGACTTGAAGTTCGAATCGAAAATAAAAAAGCCAGTCCCTTCTGGAGTCACGAAAATACATATACCTGACTCCTTTCGATCCACGACCGGGGCTGGTAAAAGATGGCGACAAACTTCCCGTCATGCCAGCCAGTTCAATGAGTTCATGCGAGGCTGTATTTACTGCGGCGGAGCAGTTAAAGAATTGAAAATATCAGGCTCTTACAACTTATTGAATCTTTCGGGATAGAGATGAGTGGTGACAAATCAATAGGCTATGTATCAGGACTATAACTAAGGGGGCATTGCATTTTTCAAATGCCCCCCTTCTTTTTGGGCTGGACAATCTTCATCCTGATAAGTAGATTATCGTCACTGTTCGATCCATTCAAATACTCAACACGCAATGTGAGTAATCATATTAAGACTTGCTGTCCCGCTTGCCGTTGGTGCACCTTCAACTCAGGAGATATCCAATGTTCTGGCACATTTTCGTTTCTTCTTTAAGCTGCTTTGAACAGTTTTATCCTGTTTGGTACAGTTCTTGCGGTCGACGTAAACCAAACGGATGTATTCACCGCGACTACTCGCATCGATACACGTGACTGGTTCGCCGAGCCGCTGGCGCTGTTCTTCCCGGGCGCGGTTCTACCGGGAGAAAACGAACTCTGGGGCTAATACGGGACACTGACAACTTAATAACTTAGCAAAGACCTTAGTCCAATTTTCCTCCACACAGCTTTGTTTCCACCTGGTAACTACACCCATTTGTCTAAAGATATAAGAGAATATTAGTTCGTTAAATTGTTAAGTTATCAGCCTCCCTGTCAATTCTACGGCCGATTGACGAACAAGTGCAGAATGAAACGGGCTCTACCGCAGCATGGCTTTCGAATTTTACGAATTTTCCTGTCGCTCTTTCCTGAGGTACTCGTCCAGGCTCTTGTCTTTCTCGATTGGGAACAGGTCTCCGGGAATCTTCATGCTTCGCATACGGTCCAATCGGAAATTGCGAAAGTCCTGCCTGGTATCGCACCAGGCCAGCAGCAACCAGACCGGGCCGAAGAAAGTCAGCGCAAGAGGCCTGACCGTTCTGGCAGAAACGCAGTCTGATAAATCCATGTATTCGAAGCGGATCTTCCTGCGCTCCCGGATGCAATTCCTGACTTCGGAAAAATCTACCTCCCAGGGGATCTTTGCCATGCTGTTCTCGGAAAAGGTGGCGACCTGCTGCATGTTGTTGAGCAGATTCGCTGGCAAAACAGCCTGTACCTTATTCAGCGCGCTCGCGGCTTTCTCAGCGAAGCGCTCGTCCGTCCACGTGCGGACCATGCTGATGCCTAGAGCGATCGCCTCCAGTTCATCGGGATCGAACATGACTGGCGGCAGGTGATACTTCTTGTCGATCACGTAGCCGACACCCGCCTCGCCATAAATCGGGACGCCGGAGTTCATCAGGTCCTGAATGTCTCGATAGACTGTGCGCTGGCAGATGTCGAATTGATCGGCGATACGCCTTGCCGTCACGGCGTGGTGCATACGTCGCAAGTAGTGGACGATCTGAATCAGGCGGTCTGCTCTGCGCATCGGTTACTTTCCTCGCCAGCTTTCGCTTGGGCCCTTCGGTCGTCAATTTCTAGCGATACCCGGTGAATAGTATCCTACTGCAAGTTTACTGACACCACGGTGTCAGCAGGGTTGCAGTATGCTGAAAATCCCTAAAACAGCAGCCCATTCGAGGAGAAAGCGATGATTGGCTACGTAACGATTGGAACTAACGACCTGGACCGCGCGGCGGCCTACTACGACAAACTGTTCGCGACCATAGGTGCAAGTCGATTCATGGAAGAAGAGAACTACTTCATTGCCTGGGCAACGGTGCCTGGAGCCCCGTCTGTTGCTGTGTCAATTCCATTCAACAAGGAGCCCGCTTCGGTGGGCAACGGTGTCATGGTTGCGCTGTTCATGGATTCGCCTGAAAAGGTCGATGCATTTCATGCCAGGGCCCTGGAGCTGGGCGGTACCAATGAAGGCGACCCCGGCTTCCGGCCGGAAGAAAGCACCTCGGGATTCTACGCCGGTTATTTCCGCGACCTCGATGGTAACAAGCTTAATGCATTCTGCATGGTTCCGGAATAAGTAAGGTACCAACTGCCGGGCCGGCGCCTGCTGGCCCGACTGCTACGGGCCACTATAGGAAACTGATAACTTAACTACTTCGCAAGACCTTAGTCCTGTTTCTCCCCTGCAAAGCTTTGCTTCCACCTGATATTTATGCCCATATCTCCAAAAATAAAAAGGAAATTTAGTTCATTAAGTTGTTAAGTTATC is part of the Gammaproteobacteria bacterium genome and harbors:
- a CDS encoding YafY family protein, producing the protein MRRADRLIQIVHYLRRMHHAVTARRIADQFDICQRTVYRDIQDLMNSGVPIYGEAGVGYVIDKKYHLPPVMFDPDELEAIALGISMVRTWTDERFAEKAASALNKVQAVLPANLLNNMQQVATFSENSMAKIPWEVDFSEVRNCIRERRKIRFEYMDLSDCVSARTVRPLALTFFGPVWLLLAWCDTRQDFRNFRLDRMRSMKIPGDLFPIEKDKSLDEYLRKERQENS
- a CDS encoding VOC family protein; translated protein: MIGYVTIGTNDLDRAAAYYDKLFATIGASRFMEEENYFIAWATVPGAPSVAVSIPFNKEPASVGNGVMVALFMDSPEKVDAFHARALELGGTNEGDPGFRPEESTSGFYAGYFRDLDGNKLNAFCMVPE